The stretch of DNA AGACGGCCTTATACATCTGTTGGCCGATCCCCTTCAGATCACAGTCGGGGTCTCTGGCGTTATTGCCTATCTCGCCGATCTTCCTGTCGAAGTCCAGCCTGAAGGTCACGAAACCGACGATCCGTCCGTCCTCCTCGCACACGAAAACCCATTCCGGATGTCGCTTGCAATGTGCTCTGACCTGTTCCCCCTTCGACGTCCTTTCGTCCGGCACGAGGAGCTCGAAGAGCTCATCCCCGTATATCTCCCTGAACATCCTGTATATCCCACGCCAGGCGCGGTTGGCGATGTCCATGATTATCGGAAGGTCCTCCGGCCTATATGGACGAACCAATTCCTCCCTCCTCAACTTTAAAGGTTCGTAGATTCGCTCGCCCGAGTTCCCTTTGAGAGCTGCGTTTATCCGTGATTGACCGTCCGCCGTCTGTGGCGAAATAACGGCGGGCAGCGAATTGCCGATGGTTATGACCGAATTCGCTAAGAGGATAACACAGCTCCAAGATGCTGTCAATATATCGAATGCCCGAAATCGTGCACCTGCACGATGAAACTGCCCCATTTCGTGCACCTTGATCCTCGAAAACCGGATTATATCTATATGTTTTATCGGCACGAATTTTGCTGGAAAGAATCCAGATCGGTTGTTGCCAGGTAGAGTTAAATCGATGGAATGGGAAGGAGAAACAAGTTAAATCGATGGAATGGGAAGGAGAAACAGTATGAGCAGAGCTTTGATGTTGATTTTCCTGTTCGTCGCTCAGATCCCCTTCAGCATCGCCGAGGGGAAGGGGATAAGGATGAGGGAGATACTGGTCGAACCTGAGGATTCCCTAGGCATATCCA from Candidatus Poribacteria bacterium encodes:
- a CDS encoding GNAT family N-acetyltransferase, translated to MHEMGQFHRAGARFRAFDILTASWSCVILLANSVITIGNSLPAVISPQTADGQSRINAALKGNSGERIYEPLKLRREELVRPYRPEDLPIIMDIANRAWRGIYRMFREIYGDELFELLVPDERTSKGEQVRAHCKRHPEWVFVCEEDGRIVGFVTFRLDFDRKIGEIGNNARDPDCDLKGIGQQMYKAVFDYFRKHGMLYAKVFTGLDYAHAPARRAYERAGFNIRHECVEYFMKL